TCCAatatttagttatatatatatacgactatttatttttatttttttgggggggggtggTTTGATTTAGGACCACATCATGGAATTACAGCCTACAGATCATTTGGAGGGGTAGAGAGGAtaggggaagaagaagagaagactCAAAAAAAGCAGCAAAAATTATTTCTTACTGCTGTCATTGTCAGTGACAAATTGTTGCACCAAATGCTGATGGAACACTGGAAATCTAATTTCTAGCTTCTTGTAtcaaaatattgtgtttgctTGCAAAATATTAAGTCCGAAACCAAAATATCTTGCTGCAGATCAAAATCTCAGAACGAAGTTGCAGTAGATCTGGCAATTATTTTTTATCTTACCTGCATTGCGGGCATGTGAGGTGCATCAGTCACCTGAGGCAACTTTCTGGCGATGAAATTTGGCATGAAGGTAGATCAAAGGGTGGAAAGTTCAGTGGTAGTGGTGATGTGATGAAAGAAGCACAAGAAATTAGGGATTTTGAAAGGCCGAAGGCTGGGAGGTTTTCTGTTGGCACATGAGATCACATGCGTGGATCGGATGGCATGAATTTTGGGGGTTGGGCTGATCAGCAGTTTCTGTTTTTAATGGTGAAGGAGGTGCAATAAGATGATTCCTGGAAATCAGCGTTTGAATTCAGGGGGCATGAGCATAATGCTTGGAGAAGTTgctgttgaatttttttttcactgAAATTTTATAGCAGAGATGATGATTGAAGGGGCTTTCATGGACGGTGTCGAGATGAGGGATTGATAGAGAGGGAGAGTACTGAATGGAGAGAATGAAAGATGTAAGAAGAGAAGTTTCGGTTGAAGAATTCTGCTGGAGAATAGAAATTGGTGTAGCACAGaaatggaaattcagaatgagagaAGAATGGAGGAGATGAAGAGGAGTTAAGAAGGGAGAAGGAAGGAAGATGCTGCAGCCAGCAGAGTCAGGACAAATATTAGAGACAGAACAGAGAGTTTAAGGACAGACAGAGGGAGAGAGACACAGCAGAGGAgcagaaggagaagaagaagaagagaggaggaaggATGAAGGAGATGCAGCGTGATGGGGAACAGTTCAGAAAAGAGGAGAGGAGTTAAGAAGGGAGAAGGAAGGAAGATGCTGCAGCCAGAAGAGACAGGGCAAATATTAGAGACAGAATTGATTGTTAAAGGACACAGAGGGAGAAAGACACAGCAGAGTAGCAGgacgaggagaagaagatgaagaagagaggaagaaggATGGAGAGAGCAGGACGGGGAGTCAGGGACAGCAAAAAAAGAAGGGAAGAacgaaaggaagaagaaaaatgtTTGGAAGGAAAATGGGGGACTGAAAATGGAAGAATGTGGATTGTGGTTGGGCTCTGACACCAAATGATACGGGACAGCATCATGGAATTGCAGCCAACAAGTAGTTTGGAGAGATATAAGTGAGGAGTGGGGGAAGAAGAAGGGGGGAGAAAGAAGAGAAGGAAAGAGATACGGGGGGGAAACACACATTTCATATTCATAAAAAACTGCCTCTTACATTGCTTTTACACACTATTTATACGAAAGGCAATACAAGAAATTCCAGAGACACCTGAAGATACATGAAACTACAAACAGAcctctaaaatacacaaatactTCCAACCCTCAAATGCACATAATCCTATATTAATTGAACTGAACACATAACAAACTATCAACTGAACTGAAAAATTGCTTGATCCAATTCTTCTGAATTAGTCTCCAATGAGGATCTACTCATGGTCcagcttcttgtcctacatcaagtagggtgggggggggggggagagtaGGCGATGTGGAGGGTTAAATAAATGTCAACTGTAAATGCATATGGGATAGCAAGAGTCAAGGTTCTCTTCATGATTGACTGAGGAAATGTCTTCTGTGAAAGTGTCCTCTGCTTACTTATTCTCAGACATCAACCCATCATACAATTAAAATGGCAAGATTTGTGACTTGTGATTGAGTGtttgtaattatatatggttGATTGAATTGGGAAACCTTGTTAACAGAACTGTGGTATGGTGAAGCATAATTGTTTTTGAAATAATCATCCTCTATGAAGTTTCCATGGTGACAGAAGGAAATGATTGCTAATGTTACTTTGGAACTGAGTGTGTTGGTTGCCCTTTGACCATTTTCATTTGAATGATTAATCTTACAATATTGAGTACATTTTCATCTTTCACTGGGCATTTATTACTTTGCAATAGGTTGGAGACTTTGAAATGCATCTCAAGCGGAACATTGGAGCCACAAAATTTCCTATGTCTAACATTTCCCCCACAACTCCGCCACCTATTCCAACTGAACCCATGGATGAATCAGCCCCTGTTGCTGCACCctcatcaccatcaccatcatcaCTGCCACCAAAATCCACTTCTGAGAAAACCAATCCATTTACAAATGTCTCCTCATTGAAGTCATCAAAGCTAGCAGCCTTGGAAGCTTCTGGGACTAATGCATATGTTATTGTGTCATCACCAACGGTTTGCTTCTTAACCACATAGTATAAGTTTTCATTATTGTTTAGTCAGTGTAATGTATAACATGGTATCCACAATTATGTATACATTTTTTTCCAGGTTGGTTCATTTAGAAGGGGCAGAACAGTGAAAGGAAAGAAGCAACCTCCCATTTGCAAAGAGGTATTCATTACTGACCTTGTAGTGTTGTCTAAATCTAATGTTGATGTCTTAAGTTCTCAGATTTTTCTGTTCAtctatgtcttttttttttttccttctaattCTCATCTTTATATTTGAATGCGTGATctatcttttgtattttctctttTCTATTTCTTGCAACTCTATGGGATACATCAATAACTGACCTGATAAGCTGAAAATTAATCCATGAATGTGTCTGGTTAGCTAATTATGCTTAGTATGCATTCTGGGCATTTCCTTGCTGTGATTATTATGGTATTTCTCTCCTAGTATTtttgacttctctagcaactttcatgtttttatgtttttttttttttgttaaatgtTTCTGAAGCAATGAATTGAGATAaacattatatttatttgttaAACAGGGTGATGTAATCAAAGAAGGACAAGTTATTGGCTTTCTGGATCAGTTTGGCACTCAACTTCCAGTGAGGGTGAGCCTTCCATTTGTGCTTCTTCATTTGTGATGCTGCTGTCATAATAGATGCTTTTCATGATTGTTTGCTTATATTTGTGGTGCAGTCAGATGTGGCTGGAGAAGTCCTAAAATTTCTCTTTGATGATGGAGGTATGGCATTGTggtttttgatttattattttaaatatattactATATCAACTCATTTAAAAGACTCCAAGAAAGGAAGCCTGCGATAGTAGGGGCTTGAATTCTGTGATAAAGATTCAGGTGTAGTTCACCTAGGTCTGCAACATGGTCTAGGTTAATTTGGTTTAGCCTCAATGGGCTGAACTTATCTAAGGTTGGTTCATGTTATCTTTGACTAGGATTAACCCATGGATCAAACCTAGCCATGTGTAGTGTTTGGGTTGGTTGGTTGGTCATGAAATTTCCCATTGGATTGATTCATCCCCAAAGGTGGTCATATTGTTTTGTTTTTTGCGTTTATTCTAAGGCATTATGTACCCATATATTTACCCTATGTTTGCTAAACGTAAAAGGGGCAAAAGCTATATTTTTGCTACAACTTACCCAATTTATTGGTTCTTTAGATAGTTAAGTTATGGTGATAAAAGCCAAAACAATAAGTTGATCTGATAAACATAATCTTCACAAAGGCTTCTAGATCTGCTGCTTATCGACTCTCTGTGGTTTACAGAAGCCATTGGTTATGGAGAACCTCTCATTGCTGTATTACCGTCATTTCACGGTATCAAGTGAGTCATTGCCAAAGTTGCACGCCGTTAGGAGGTCTGAGGTTGTTTTTCTCAAGTCCCTTTTCTGTTCATTCCATCTCGTGAATGTTTGTTTTGTGCAATCTGGGGGGACGGCATAGTTTGTGGTATTAGTTGATGTTTCTTTTCACTTAATGGACTATCATCTGCAAATAAGGGACTGCATTAGACTTGATCAGAGTTTGTCACTTTTGTTGGACAATGCTTTTGTATATTGGGGTAGAGCCGATAGTCATTGCTCAAGGATACTAGCAGGACTGCTCCAACACCGGCTGGATGTTTTTTCATTGAACTTTGGACGCTGTAATGacaaattgttaaaaaaaaatattgagaagAGAAAAGTATGCCACTGCACATTCTGCGTACATGGTGCAGCAAGCTGTAGATGTATAATCCTTTTTGATTTGGATGTGGGCTTGGGGAATTTGAAGCTCATCTGAGTGAGCCAGTTCAGAAAATGAATGTATATTCCCGCCTTCCCTGGCTTGGTGGAAAATATCAACCAAATTCCTGATATTGTGTGTTTAGTTTAGTGGTTGAAGAGTTTTTGCGCTTATATATGGTATTTTAACTCATTAGACATTTGGTAATCCTTAAAAAGTTAAGCAAACATCAGGTGTTTCTCCTTTTCTGCTATGGCCCAGCTAGCGATTGGGTGGCTAAAAGTTCTTTTTAACATTTCAAAAATTATTCGTTCCAACTGCAATCATCAACACCAATAGTGACTGTAAAGGCAGTATTAGTGGCTATTATCAAAGACAATAATCCTATATTTGGATAGACATTACATTCATagttgtattgaatttggataaaatataatataaacttgtattgaaatttatctaaatttaaatttaagaattGAAATTCATGTTTTTAAATGCAATATAAGTGTGTGCtgttagaaaaagaaaaaaaaaaaactattaaaaGTCATTGAGGAATTCAAGCTTTGAAATATCTTTCCGTTAATCTTTAAATTTAGGAATATTTTTTGGTCGACTAATGTTACATTAAATGAAATCGCTCGTCATATGGGGATGCCAATGAACTGCCCTCGCAATTCATGCTTAGTTATATGTTCCCCCGTTGTACTTTTGGCACAAAATAATCCGACTGCTGAACAGCTGAAGGCAGCGCGGCATCATGCATGGAGCCAATACTGTCTTCTTCTGGCATCTAACATTTTGAGCGAGCCTGATTCCCTATTTCCACTCAACTTGCTTGGACTGTTGTGCCGTACGAAATCAAGCATTCGCGCCCCCACCCAccctccccaaaaaaaaaaaaaaaagccatttcTAATATGAAAATGCGGCCGGGAGAAAAGTTAAGAGCCGCCTGTGGAAaacaattttttctttatttttagttcttttaaaggaatttacaaaaataaaaaaatgtcaatttatttttgggattgtttGGTATCAGTGTCAAAAAAGTATGAAAGGaaaattgaaaatccaaaactagcaagtttagttatttttttaataattaaaataaattaaaaacttaattgaaCGAATGTTCATTTTTATCCTTAAatcaaaagaaaactaaaaacatgattaaaataataaaattataaaatgatacaaaatttaaatattataataaaataaaagttattatatttatttattttacttgatATTTTAAAATCTACTATATAAGAACAGCTTATTGTACATCaccattgaaaaatatataaaatgttttcaatagattttattgtttttatttaaatttttttaaatttagggatatttttattttaattatattttgaatttatacaatcatttttatttttattttcattaaaaattgatataaaatgaataatttaattgaaaaaaaaattatcctagATATTAAAGTATTTTGGCATCAACTTGCAAGAACTagataaaatcataaattttaatttgtaatttttttttaaaacagttGAAAACCGACGATAGAATAGAAAACTAACAGTgtaaagaaatatatttttataatatgtttcttcaacatacaaacaaatagaaaatagaaaacaaaagaTATAGGTGACACCAAAGACACTCTTAGTTATatgtaattttatataaaaaatagaaaataaattttaaaaattgacaCATTTTACTTgcaaaaaatagttttatttttcatttctaaatttCTAAATAGTTATAttgttttttagattttttatttaatataaattcTAAAAAATTAGAGAATAAGGTgtctttttgtaattattttgaaattagaaatgaaaaataaaaattgtcgTGAACAATTAAAAgattctttattttttatctttttattatgaatcttggaaatttttaaaataagttaAACTTTTAATGTAATGACACTTCAGACCTTACCAGGTTCGGTACGTGACATTTAATAattctttgaataaaaaattaaacatgcCCTTAGGTGTTATGTGGATGATGCTCTAGTACCACTTCTTCATACATGTAGGATAAAATATAACCATACACGGATGTAATGGTttatcaaaattgaaaattttatttgcaTGTGAAAAGGTtgagaaaattttattttgagaattttttaccaaaaaaaaaaaactctagggTAATCTTCATTTTGGCGACATTTAATTATTTAGaatcacaattaaaataaaataagttagaattcaaaatcatttgtacCGAAGACAAGTTAAAATGTTTATTCTATTAAGGTGTTtagataatgcatgaaatttgaGTCAAATTATTGAATAATTCCTATTGATGTTGTTTGGTACAATTAAGGAATCAAAATCAAttgtattcacatttcaaaaataaaaaattgtaattTATTAACCAAAATTTGTCTCATATATGATATTTCAACaaagcatcactataaatagcAATATACATGTGCACAAGCATGTGTGTTTCAACAATAATAAACATTTAAtttggtttatttttatttttatttttattgcaaaatattcattaaattaatattttataagaTTATATTACGTGATTATCATGATAATAATGTTATTATAAGTCCCTAATTATTAATAATATCACGCTATAATTgtattatgaaaaaatatatattcatttaaaAAGAAGATACgagaagagaaaataaatatttatttaaaagttattttgaaaattgatgaaaaaTCTTCAATTGTAATTTTATGTTGAGTCATTAATAAAAgatcaatttaattttattttgatttaaattttaatttaaacataaagtaattttgattttccttttcaaaaacctttttttttctaaattcaaaAATGAGACTTTTATCTCAAATTTTAACCGTTGTAATTAGTTAGAAACCACCAGCCACTCCCCAAACTAACCATAAATCTGAAGAAGGCCACATTAGAAATTGCATTGGAGGCCTCATATTTCTGCCATAGGGTCTTCTCCTAGGCACGAGGGAGGCCTTCACAGCTACGAGCCCGCACCGCTCGTATTCCCCTTCCCACCGCTGCCCCCCCACCCACCGTCTCCGTCCAACCCCCTCGGAAGCCACCACCGCCACCTCCCAAATCAAATCAATGGCTTCTCCTCCCACGGCTCTCCCCATCTCCACACCCCAATCTGGTGGTGGCGCCGCCCCCAGCCAGCCGCCAATCGCCACCCCCGCGTTCCGCGCCTTCCTCTCCCGCTTCTCTTCCTCCATCCGCCACGGCTTCTCCCAGCGCCGACCCTGGTCCGAGCTCCTCGATCGCACATCCATGGCCCGCCCCGACTCCCTCTCCGAAGCCGCCTCCCGCATCCGCAAGAACTTCTCCTACTTCCGCGTCAACTACCTCACCCTCCTCGCCCTCGtcctcgctctctctctcctctcccatCCCTTCTCTCTCCTCGTCCTCCTCTGCCTCCTCGCCGCCTGGTTCTTCCTCTACCTTTTCCGCCCCTCGGATCAGCCCTTGGTCATCCTCGGCCGCACCTTCAGTGATCGCGAAACCCTAGGCGTCTTGACCCTTCTCACCGTCATCGTGATCTTCCTCACCACCGTCGGATCGCTTCTCATATCTGCACTGATGATCGGATTGGGTATTGTGTGTGCGCACGGCGCGTTTAGGGTTCCTGAGGATCTGTTTCTCGACGACCAGGAGCCGGTGAACGCCGGATTCCTCTCATTTCTCGGCGGTGCCGCCTCGTCCGCCGCTGCCGCTGCCGCTGTAGCTCCTGCGGTTGCCGCTCGTGTTTGAGGAGGACGGTTAGGGTAAACCTGATTGATCGTCGTTTTACTGATCATTTTCTGTATGGTCTTTGGTAGGAGCGTATTGAATTTTGTAGCGGCAATTGTTGGTTAGACTTTGTTTGTATGTAGAATGGATCTGGAACCCTGCAATTTAAGATCTGTTTGGTTTGATCGTGTACTGTAACTTTGTGCCTGACGGATCTAGTTTGATCACATGTTCTTTATAcaagctattgatttcttattgaTCCAATGAAAAAAAGCATTATCTTGATATTTCTGAAGATTTGTCTACATCTTGGtgggaattttttattttttctttccattgttcttcttctttcttaATGTGGAGATTTTGCATGCTTGTTCTGCAATAAAGAATGTGGTTTTAAGGTGCGACTTTAATGTGAATTCAAGAAATCTGTCTGGTATAACATACTTCAAGTTTTCATCTGGTTTTACAATCAATGGCCCTGCCATTCCATAGGGATTTGCCTTCTTCAAAATGATGTGTGACAATAAGAACCTCTTAAGGGAAAAACAAAGGAGATGAAAATAGGCCTCCTTTAACATGAAATGTGTTTGATCTGCAGATAATTAATTTACCTGGAAAATAGTGGCTATTCCTCAAAAACAATCAAACCTTTTTaaagatgaaatatgatataaGGATA
This region of Malania oleifera isolate guangnan ecotype guangnan chromosome 10, ASM2987363v1, whole genome shotgun sequence genomic DNA includes:
- the LOC131166979 gene encoding PRA1 family protein B3-like, with amino-acid sequence MASPPTALPISTPQSGGGAAPSQPPIATPAFRAFLSRFSSSIRHGFSQRRPWSELLDRTSMARPDSLSEAASRIRKNFSYFRVNYLTLLALVLALSLLSHPFSLLVLLCLLAAWFFLYLFRPSDQPLVILGRTFSDRETLGVLTLLTVIVIFLTTVGSLLISALMIGLGIVCAHGAFRVPEDLFLDDQEPVNAGFLSFLGGAASSAAAAAAVAPAVAARV